DNA from Candidatus Angelobacter sp.:
GAATTCCGCGACGGTGATTTCGGCGCACATCTGAAGTTGCTTCACGAGCCCGGCCAGATGTGATGTTGGATGGAGTCTTTCAAATTGTCCCCGGGTCACTAGGTGAAGAAAACCGTCCGGCGTTCGAGGATAAGCCCAGTTGATCGGCGGGTTCGTCATCGACGCGACCGGTTCATACAAATAAACTGTCAACCCGAGGAGGATCATCACGCCGCAATTCAGGATGGTTTTCCATTCCGTAAAAAGACGGCGCGTCCCGGCAATCATCGCCATGCATGTCACAATCGATCCCACGCCGACGACGAAAAAGAGAATGCCAAATATGTTCGTTTTTCCTCCACGGTCGTGGCTGGCCTCCAGGTAACCAGCCCGTAGTGCCATCAGACACGCAATGAACAACACCGCGTTCACCATACAAATATCCCTGATCAGTTTCCGGTGTCCGAACACAACCATTAACTGCAGGCCCGGTGCCGCAGCCAGCAGCATTTGACTGTTGGTAAACGCAAGTCCGTACACAAATGAAGCGCCATAAAGACTTCGCCGCCGCGAAGGAACGTGCACCCATCGCATCAAAAGACACAGCACGATTGCGAACAGCAGCATGCGGAGCGGCCCGGGGTCGGCGACGACCGCAGTTCGCCAGAAGGCACCATCGAACCCAAACGCCATTCCAGCGACGCAACTGGAGACCACGCGAAGAGCGCGTATCTCTCCCTGCCTGAGTTTGCCCGGCTGCGAAATCGCTTCGATGAGCGCGGGTCCGCCTCTCGAGGCCATCAGTGCGATGACGCCGCAAGTCAGCGCTCCTGCGATGGCGGATGACAAACCGGCTCGCCACGCGACACTCGAGAATGGGAGCAGCGTAAAAAAATGAGCATAGATGGTCCAAAGTGGGTATCCGGGAGGCACTGGCACGCCGGCATACATTGCGCCCACTGAAAAAGCTCCCGAAGAACCAAGTGTCACGTCTGGCGCGAGCGTGAACAAATAGACCGACAACACCAATGCCGCCGTTGCTCCGAAGCTCAGCCAGTCTGATCGCTCAAAAAAGCGCGTCTTTTCGAGAGTTCCTCGAACGGACTCTGAAGCCTGGCAGAAGCCCTCCTTTGGCGTCGAGCCTGACTCCGGGTTGCCGTTCATTCGGGCGTGCCTTTCAATGAACAGACACCGTCACGGATTATTTTGTATGACTCGATTGCGCCAATGGCCCTTCGCCGATTTAACAGGGCAAGCCTCCACCTTCGGACCGCACAACCTCCCGACGAAGTTGACCGCAATCACTCCATCGCTGACGCGGATTTCCGGCGCTCTTTCAATTCCTTCCGAGTTGTCAAGACGATGCCACGTTTCTGAATGAGTTTCTTAGCAGGCAGGAGATCAGTTCGCCCGTGCTGAAGTCCGTTGTTGCAGCCAAAAAATGTCCGGATTGTTCGGCTGGTTTACCCGGCTGAGATTACCGTTGATCACCTTCGTGCGCGGGTCCCCCCAACGGTGTATTTCGCCATGGCCGTCGGCGAAAGAGAACGTTCCGCTGAAGTTATGCCGCGTCGAGGGCCAGTCGATCATCTGAGATCCAACCATTGATACGGCGAAGCCCGCGTCATTGATGCTGTATTCATCCTCATCAATGATCACCCAAAGCTCGGAAGGTTTTGGGGCGATCATATCGTGAAGGTTTGCATAAGTTCGCCACGGATTGTTGGCGCGGTTATTGTGATTGCCGTCCAGCCAGGGGCCGTCCACCGGCGTCTTCCCGTCCTGTTTTGTTCCCACGGCCTGGTTGGCGGAGTAGCTACGAACCCGCGGTACACCATTGAATTGGAACGGATCTTCGGGACAGCGAAACGCCTGAAACTTCCCCTCGAGATACGGTGCTATCTGCGAATTTGTCAGAACAGTGGTATTGGTTGCAGCGTTGGCGTTCACGACGATTCCGGCCACCCAGTTCGAGGAACCGCCGTCATCCACATTCACCGGAAAATATCCAGTGTGGTCTTCGGAAAAACCGAGCCAGCCGCGCATCAATTGCTTAACATTGTTTAGACAGACCAACGCGTGTCCCGCCTGTCTGCCGGCAGCAAAAGAGCGGGCCTGCAACAAAGACAAGGTAGTCACGATGACGATGAGGGTCAACAGGTCGGTTCTCGTGAATGCGCGTCGTTGGTCCACTCTGTTTTGAATGCCTAATGCGGGTGGCATGGATCTTTTCGCCTTCTGATTTTGCACTCACGGTATCATGCTCATCGGAACAAATCCACGCTCAAATGCGTTGGTTTCAAAGAGAGCCGAAACTTCAAAACCGAGAACAACGGCATACTTCGAAGTCCATTGACCGACTGGTGGTAAATTTCACTCCATCGCCGACGCGGATTTCCGGCGCTCTTTCAATTCCCTCCAAGTGGTCAGAATGATGCCGCGTTCCTCGATCAGTTTCTTCACGCGCGGGTCCGTGAGCGCCTTCAGATCGGCGCGCCGCGACTCGCTGGAACTGGTAATCAGCGGAAAATCCTCGGTGGGCAAGGACGCATGAAAGATGATCTCCGTCACGCCGGGCTTCAGTTCCTTGAGCAGTGTCTGCAACTTCTCCGTCTTTTCTTCCGGTTTCCAGTTGTATGAAGCCGTATGCACGTCGTCGAGGACCGGCAGTCCGGCGTTCCAGATCTTTTTCACCCAGGGACGCAGCTTTGTGGCCGCTTCCGGATTTTCCTGAAGCACAAAGGTGCCCTGGCCGCCGACGGCCAGAATCGGAATGCGCTTTTCAATTCCCACCTTGGCGTAGCGCTCGAAGTAATCGGGCCGGGCAAACAACGTGCCCATGTGCGAGTCCAGGTGGGTGATCGGGATGCCGAGCGTTTCCGCCCGGTCGATCTGCGCGCGAATCTCGCGCTCGACTTCGTCCGGCGTGGCACGCGTGGCAACCTGTTCCACGTTGTGCCACAGGCAGCCTTCTTCATCCACGAGGCCCGGCACCTGCGACTTGCCGGCCAAGGGACCCCACCGGTAAATTTTCCATTCAGAAGTCAGCGTCAGGTGCAAGCCGCTGTCCGCCTCCCGGTTCGTCTTCAGATAGCGCGCGATCTCCGAAACCCACGGACATGGCATCATGATGCTGAACGAAGTGGCCACGCCATTCCCCGTCGCTTCGATGGCACCGAGGTTGGAGGAATGCGACATGCCGACGTCATCCACGTGCAGAATCACAACTACGTCGCCGTGTTTCCAGCCAAGACGTTCGGCGAAGGTTTTGTCCGGAGCCAACGATTGTGCGGCGCACCGGGCGGGCAGCAGCCCGGCCAACGCTCCACAGGCGAAGAAAAGGATTCTGTAATTCATAAAAGGCTCGCCGACTCGGCATCGAGAAACAGTGTGCAATGGGCCTGTTTCCTCAAAAACGACGCCGGACATGCCGTGCTGATCGGGCCTTGCAGCGCCGCCTTGACGGCCGCGGCTTTGCGTTTCTCGGGAACGATGCAGACCATTTTTCTGGCAGAGATCAGCGCGGGAATGGTTAGCGTCAGCGCGTACGACGGGACGGATTCCAGGTCGGGAAAGTGGCCTTCGCCCGCCTGCTGGCGTTTGCACGCGTCGTCGAGCTTCACGATCTTTACAAAACGATTGTCGTTGAAGTCGGCAACCGGCGGATCATTGAACGCGAGGTGTCCGTTCTCGCCGATGCCGAGGCAGCAGAGATCAATCGGTTGCGCGCGCAGGAGTTGGGAGTAGCGCTCGCACTCCTTGATCGGTAGCAATGCGTCACCCCCGAGGTCATGGAACACCTTTGGGTTGACCAGATCCGCGACCCGTTCGCGCATGTAGCGGCGAAATCCGGCCGGATGATCCGCCGAAATGCCCAAATACTCGTCCATGTGAAACAAGGTGACCTTCGACCAGTCCACGCCACCGAGTTTCACGAGTTGACCGAGGAATTTGATCTGGGAATTGCCCGTCGCGAGGACCGCCGCTGCGCGAGCGTGCGCCAGCAGTGTTTGTTGCAGGTAGCTTTGCGTCTCGCGCGCGGCTTCCTGCACCAGGTCGCCCTCCGTGGCGTAAACGCGCACACGGAGCGAATCAGCAACGAAACTCTTGAGCGTCTGGGCCATCTTGTCGAATGCCGGATCGTTCAATTGTCGGCGAGTCCGCCGCCTCGAGTCCTCATCGAGGCGGTGACGGAACCGCGACCTCCGGCTGTCGGAGATTCAGTCCATCTTGCGAAATTCTTCCCACTCCGGCTCGGTGGCGAAGATGCGCCGATAGTATTCAGAGCCTTGCAGCCCGCTGGCGGCCGCTTCATCCACCACCACCGTGCAACGCGCGTGCAACTGCAGCGCCGTCGCCGAGATCATTGATGTGATCGGGCCTTCGACGGCCCGGCCGATGATCTCCGCCTTTTCCGCGCCGGTCGCGAGCAACAGGCAGCGCCGGGATTCCAGGATCGTTCCCACACCCATGGTGATGGCGCGGCGCGGGACCTTGTCCGGCCCGCCAAAAAAGCCGGCGTTCTGCTCGAGCGTGAGCGGGGCCAGCGCCTTGACGCGGGTGCGCGATTTGAACGCCGACAACGGCTCGTTGAAGCCGATGTGCCCGGCGCGGCCAATGCCGAGCAATTGAAGGTCGATGCCACCGGACCGTCCGATGGCAAGTTCATACTGGTCGCATTCGGCGTCGAGATCCTTCGCCGTTCCGTTCGGAAGGTGAGTGTTTCGGGGATCGATGTTCACGTGCCGGAAGAGTTGTTCGCTCATGTAGTAACGATACGAGCGCGAATCGTCCGGCGGCAGGCCGACATACTCGTCAAGGTTGAACGTCCGGCACAGGGAGAAATCCAGGCCTTGATCGCGGTGCATGCTGACGAGCTGGCCATAGACCATCTCCATCGTACGGCCGGTCGCGAGGCCAAGAACAAGATGCGGATTGGCGCGGAGATCTTTTGCGATCAGGCTGGCGACAAG
Protein-coding regions in this window:
- a CDS encoding DUF2723 domain-containing protein is translated as MNGNPESGSTPKEGFCQASESVRGTLEKTRFFERSDWLSFGATAALVLSVYLFTLAPDVTLGSSGAFSVGAMYAGVPVPPGYPLWTIYAHFFTLLPFSSVAWRAGLSSAIAGALTCGVIALMASRGGPALIEAISQPGKLRQGEIRALRVVSSCVAGMAFGFDGAFWRTAVVADPGPLRMLLFAIVLCLLMRWVHVPSRRRSLYGASFVYGLAFTNSQMLLAAAPGLQLMVVFGHRKLIRDICMVNAVLFIACLMALRAGYLEASHDRGGKTNIFGILFFVVGVGSIVTCMAMIAGTRRLFTEWKTILNCGVMILLGLTVYLYEPVASMTNPPINWAYPRTPDGFLHLVTRGQFERLHPTSHLAGLVKQLQMCAEITVAEFGLLYVLVALVPFYYLRRLDAYGRRWMMGLLAVYVSLALFIPLVLNPPRDARGREHFMVSYSASHLVLAVWTGYGLVALGALFTSSHRLTQSTAFNGN
- a CDS encoding polysaccharide deacetylase family protein, which translates into the protein MNYRILFFACGALAGLLPARCAAQSLAPDKTFAERLGWKHGDVVVILHVDDVGMSHSSNLGAIEATGNGVATSFSIMMPCPWVSEIARYLKTNREADSGLHLTLTSEWKIYRWGPLAGKSQVPGLVDEEGCLWHNVEQVATRATPDEVEREIRAQIDRAETLGIPITHLDSHMGTLFARPDYFERYAKVGIEKRIPILAVGGQGTFVLQENPEAATKLRPWVKKIWNAGLPVLDDVHTASYNWKPEEKTEKLQTLLKELKPGVTEIIFHASLPTEDFPLITSSSESRRADLKALTDPRVKKLIEERGIILTTWRELKERRKSASAME
- a CDS encoding glucosamine-6-phosphate deaminase — its product is MAQTLKSFVADSLRVRVYATEGDLVQEAARETQSYLQQTLLAHARAAAVLATGNSQIKFLGQLVKLGGVDWSKVTLFHMDEYLGISADHPAGFRRYMRERVADLVNPKVFHDLGGDALLPIKECERYSQLLRAQPIDLCCLGIGENGHLAFNDPPVADFNDNRFVKIVKLDDACKRQQAGEGHFPDLESVPSYALTLTIPALISARKMVCIVPEKRKAAAVKAALQGPISTACPASFLRKQAHCTLFLDAESASLL
- the nagB gene encoding glucosamine-6-phosphate deaminase; this encodes MEVIIRPNPDSAARLVASLIAKDLRANPHLVLGLATGRTMEMVYGQLVSMHRDQGLDFSLCRTFNLDEYVGLPPDDSRSYRYYMSEQLFRHVNIDPRNTHLPNGTAKDLDAECDQYELAIGRSGGIDLQLLGIGRAGHIGFNEPLSAFKSRTRVKALAPLTLEQNAGFFGGPDKVPRRAITMGVGTILESRRCLLLATGAEKAEIIGRAVEGPITSMISATALQLHARCTVVVDEAAASGLQGSEYYRRIFATEPEWEEFRKMD